One window of the Salminus brasiliensis chromosome 1, fSalBra1.hap2, whole genome shotgun sequence genome contains the following:
- the mtmr2 gene encoding phosphatidylinositol-3,5-bisphosphate 3-phosphatase MTMR2: MDPGSNGESPGSRQPSLDSLCSSSTSRSDRSFQTKGPSLSSEQNSNSDLSPQLRVKGKPSAKTFRDSGKDEVELLPGEVVQDMAKDVTYICPFLGALRGTLTVTNYRLFFRGINRDPGVVLDLHLGVISRVEKIGGASSRGDVSYVLVCKDMRNLRFVHKQPDDSLKKSVFEVLTKFAFPVSNNLSLFAFEYNQVFPENGWKVYDPLAEYRRQGLPNESWRISKVNDHYELCDSYPASLVVPVTITDDELRRVAAFRAKGRIPVLSWLHPESQAAVVRCSQPMSGVSGKRCKEDEKLLQAIMDANAQSHKIFIFDARPSVNAAANKMKGGGCESEDAYQNAELVFLDIHNIHVMRESLRKLKEVVYPNIEESHWLSNLESTHWLEHIKLILAGALRIADKVESGKTSVVVHCSDGWDRTAQLTSLSLIMLDSHYRTIIGFQKLIEKEWISFGHRFQQRVGHGDQNHTDADRSPIFLQFIDCVWQMTQQFPAAFEFNEYFLITLLDHLYSCLFGTFLCNSEQQRVKEELMKQTVSLWSLVNSQLEEFVNPLYVHYPAHVLLPSVSIRHLQLWVSYYIRWNPRMRPQEPVHQRYKELLAKRAELQKRVEELQREVANRASASSERAGSPTRSITPVQTFV, translated from the exons ATGGACCCGGGCTCTAACGGGGAGTCTCCGGGCTCCAGGCAGCCCAGCCTGGACTCACTCTGCAG CTCCTCCACGTCTCGGTCAGATCGGTCCTTTCAGACCAAAGGCCCATCCCTGTCTTCTGAGCAAAACTCCAACAGTGACCTTTCACCCCAGTTACGG GTGAAAGGAAAGCCTTCTGCCAAG acaTTCAGAGACTCAGGGAAGGATGAAGTTGAACTGTTGCCGGGGGAGGTGGTGCAGGACATGG CCAAGGATGTGACGTACATCTGCCCGTTTCTTGGAGCTCTGCGGGGAACGCTGACCGTCACCAACTACAGACTGTTCTTCAGAGGCATTAACAGG GACCCTGGTGTTGTGCTGGATTTGCACCTGGGAGTAATCAGCAGAGTGGAGAAGATTGGTGGAGCCTCTAGCCGTGGAGATGTTTCCTATGTCCTAGTCTGCAAA GATATGAGGAATTTGCGGTTTGTGCATAAGCAGCCAGATGATTCATTAAAGAAATCTGTGTTTGAGGTGCTGACCAAATTTGCCTTCCCCGTTTCCAACAAcctg tCTCTCTTTGCATTTGAGTATAATCAGGTGTTTCCGGAGAACGGGTGGAAGGTGTATGATCCCCTGGCTGAGTACAGGAGACAG ggcTTGCCCAATGAAAGCTGGAGGATATCGAAGGTGAATGATCATTATGAGCTTTGTGACTCATATCCTGCTTCTCTGGTCGTCCCGGTAACCATCACTGATGATGAACTGCGCAGGGTCGCCGCCTTCAGGGCGAAAGGACGCATTCCG GTGTTGTCGTGGCTTCACCCAGAGAGCCAGGCGGCAGTGGTGAGGTGCAGTCAGCCAATGAGCGGCGTTAGCGGTAAACGCTGTAAAGAGGACGAGAAGCTGCTGCAGGCCATCATGGATGCTAACGCTCAGTCACACAAAATATTCATCTTTGATGCTAGACCTAGTGTCAATGCCGCTGCTAATAAG ATGAAGGGCGGTGGTTGTGAGAGTGAAGACGCCTATCAAAACGCTGAGCTAGTGTTTCTGGACATTCACAACATACACGTCATGCGTGAGTCGCTGCGGAAACTGAAGGAGGTAGTCTACCCCAACATTGAGGAATCTCATTGGCTGTCCAATCTAGAGTCCACCCACTGGCTGGAACACATCAAG ctgatcCTGGCTGGTGCATTAAGGATAGCTGATAAAGTGGAGTCCGGTAAGACGTCTGTTGTCGTCCACTGTAGCGATGGCTGGGACCGAACGGCCCAGCTTACTTCGCTCAGCCTCATCATGCTGGATTCGCACTACAGAACCATTATAGGCTTCCAGAAACTGATAGAGAAAGAGTGGATCAGCTTCGGACACCGTTTCCAACAG AGGGTCGGTCATGGTGATCAGAATCACACAGATGCGGATCGCTCGCCCATCTTCCTGCAGTTCATCGACTGTGTGTGGCAGATGACACAACAG TTCCCTGCAGCATTCGAGTTTAATGAATACTTCCTGATCACGCTGCTGGATCACCTCTACAGCTGTTTATTTGGAACCTTCCTGTGTAACAGCGAACAGCAAAGAGTCAAAGaa gagctgATGAAGCAAACTGTATCTCTATGGTCGTTGGTGAACAGTCAGCTGGAGGAGTTTGTTAACCCCCTGTATGTCCATTACCCAGCCCACGTTTTGCTGCCATCAGTCTCCATCAGACACCTGCAGCTCTGGGTTTCATACTACATCCGCTGGAACCCTCGCATGAGGCCACAG gaGCCAGTGCACCAGAGGTATAAAGAACTGTTAGCCAAAAGGGCTGAGCTTCAGAAGCGGGTGGAGGAGCTTCAACGCGAAGTAGCCAATCGAGCCTCAGCATCCTCCGAGAGGGCAGGGTCACCCACACGCTCCATCACACCTGTACAAACCTTTGTCTGA